ATAGCGAGATTACCGGGCCAAGCTATGATGCCTCGCAATCTGGGCTACGAATGGCACATGCTAGAGAATTGCTAGAGCAGATGCGCTCACTTTATGCGCAAATGTCATCTGAAGAAGAGGTCTTGCTACGCATTCGCGAGCAGGATACGCGCAATAAACTGCACAACCTTAACCTATGGCTGATAGGTATCAGTATTGGATTTATCACGCTGATTGTATTGGCTTTTGTGAATGGACAACGTGAAATCAAACAACGTCGATTGGCTGAGGCAGCGCTGCTTGAAAGCGAAGGCCTGAACCAGTTAACTGTACGTAATTTGTCATTGATGGGTGAAATGACCAGCCTGCTGCAAGCATGCTCAGATGCTGACGAGTCTCTCGATGTAATTTGCCAATATGCCGCAAGACTGCTTAATACGGATTCTGGCGCATTGTTTCTGTTTCGCGAGTCGCGTAACCAAGTAGAGCTCAGCGTTAGCTGGGGTGAGGAATCTAAAAGTGATGTGATATTCCAACCTGAAGATTGTTGGGCCTTGCGCCGCGGTGAGCTTCATGTGCTCGATCACGTAACCCACTCAATTGCTTGCCGACACTTGCAAGATTGGGGTGATATCTGCAGCGTATGCGTACCGATTGTGGCGCAGGGTAATGTGATGGGTACACTCTATCTCGAGAATCGTCATAATCGCGAAATCAGGCTGGATGAGCGTAATCTTGCGCACAACTTAGCCAACCAGATCGCGCTGGCGATGTCCAGCATCAAGCTGCGCGATACTTTGCGTAATTTATCCGTGCGCGACCCACTCACTGGCTTATTCAACCGTCGATATATGGAAGAATCGCTACAGCGCGAAATCGCTACGGCAAAACGTAAGAATCGTCCGCTGGGCTTGG
This genomic window from Methyloradius palustris contains:
- a CDS encoding sensor domain-containing diguanylate cyclase, which gives rise to MSRLRTYFKSQHLSFFLAMAVVPVLLWLFHQSSHELAQSRAWVSHSNTVLITLDHIRIDAGAVEGARRGYFITKQDSYLPAYLQAKKTLPRNLADLKSLTADNPDQQGRLELLTPVINELLSMADSEITGPSYDASQSGLRMAHARELLEQMRSLYAQMSSEEEVLLRIREQDTRNKLHNLNLWLIGISIGFITLIVLAFVNGQREIKQRRLAEAALLESEGLNQLTVRNLSLMGEMTSLLQACSDADESLDVICQYAARLLNTDSGALFLFRESRNQVELSVSWGEESKSDVIFQPEDCWALRRGELHVLDHVTHSIACRHLQDWGDICSVCVPIVAQGNVMGTLYLENRHNREIRLDERNLAHNLANQIALAMSSIKLRDTLRNLSVRDPLTGLFNRRYMEESLQREIATAKRKNRPLGLVILDLDHFKTFNDTFGHDAGDMLLREVGSVLAKNSRAGDVACRFGGEEFVIIFPEAAPNIVVQLTNQLRETIFAMQLQHFGRSLGQVSASFGVAAFPDHGGTTEELLRAADKALYRAKAAGRNRVEMAGNHAPIATEKPV